ccattgctctTGTCTTTATTGGAAATTGTGGTACGCTGATTTTTGCACCAAAAATCATTATGGTGCACCTATGGAAATGTGAACCCACTGGATACCAGGGACATTACGGTATGGCACATCATTTACACTGGACACCCTTCCTGATGTTCCATATTGCATGAAGAATGGGCATGGGGCagtcttgaaccgggaaccttctggaaGCAAGTGCACTTTGTCATACTCTCAcaagcaccactagcttagcttatgacgaGCTATAAGTGGACTTCCTGGATGTACCTCAAAATGCAATGGGTTTATTTCTTGGATCACTTCCCGCCTgccacaaactttcataaaaactgatccatagatttttttttttttttaggtggggagggggggggactCTTCTGATAGCCCAACAAATCAGTTTGGTCACTtcagccaataatgtgaatagagcccgaccaatatatcggccggccgatattatcggccgatataagcccttttcaaagtactcactattggctgaaattttgccgatagaacattgataatttctcataaacagaacagttactgaaataatgtttgtgtcggcaatgtaaaatgtccttgcaccgtttgtccagtagatggagctctgactccattcaactgagagctgcttacacccgcttaaatgtgttcatccccagcccctgtagttcgccgtcacactgcactgatcggctgacaaaagcatacaagtaagtttataaggatgttgtttgtaataactttgcgattacattcaccccacttttcttccgtttcagttcaactcagtttgattaactcagtttatgtagtaagatcagatgtatttcacaactctttttaaggatatgtatttgctaatttcacaaaggtttaattcttaattgcattttttgaacttgaaaattcttctgttataaagttaatcaatatgaggacaaagcttcagcttttagctcataccttttttgtcaagagtccaaaaaagaacattttattaattaaaaaaaataataataatatcgtctgatttatcggctatcggcaaatcagccgatttatcgattatctgcattttttttcatccaaatatcgttatcggcatcggcctcaaaaaatccgtaTCTGTTGGGCTCTAAATGTGAATGCAGCCTGTGATTTTGGAGGGAGCTTGAACTCACCATGCAGCCCGTTGGGGATGCTCCTGTGATGGTGCGGCGCTGACAGATCATCCATGGACCTTCTCATGGTAGGACCCAGCTTGCTGCTTTCGGTAGCGGGCTTGTTGATGTGGTTGTGATTGTGGTGATCCGGACTACCAGCGCTACCCGTGCTGGACGTGCTGCTGCCGTCCCCGACATCTCGAACCGTGCCGGTGCCCCCGTTCAGGTTGGTCAAACTGGACTGACTGTCTATGGAGCTCCTGGAACCGGCCCCGTTCCGCTCCTCATCCAGCATGAGGATGATCTCCTTCAGCTCGGAGTTCTCGCGCATCACCGTGTCCTGATTGGCCTCCAGCTCCTTCAGCTTCATCATGTAGGTGCCCACCTCCTTCCACATGGCGCTGGCGGTGTAGCGGCCGAAGCGCTGCCACTCCCGGGACAGTTTCTTGCCCTTTTGCCGGTCGTCGTCCAGGAAGCAGCAGAGCTCCCGCAGCTCGTGGTTGTCGTCCTGCAACTTCTGGTTGATGTCCTTCAGGGTCCGGATTTCGTGCAGGTGCACCTGCAGCCGCCGGTTGATGTCTTTCATCATGTTGCCATGTTCGATCATCAAGTTCATCTTTTCCGCGTCGACCCTCCTCAGCCTGCGGACCAGCTCCTCTTTGCTGCACCGCAGCAGCTCCTCGTCCGTCAGCTGGCTCAGGTCGTCCTCAGAGGGGTTTTTAGCCATGATAAACTTGCTTCTGATTCTAAACTAACCAAGCCTCCGCTGGAGAACTGCTCAAACACATGGTCCAGAATATTTTCTCTTTCAACAGGCCGGAATTTTTCATATCAGTGCGATGTCATGGCAACCCGAGTCTTTGTTTCCAATTAATTAAAATCTTTAATTAATATCCAGAATTGTTCGTAAATATAAGGAACAAAAATCCTGATATTCTTTTACTCACATTTTACCCACGGTGAAGAAACGTTTTAATCGATTGGTAACGATTTCCAATCAGGTTTCGATTCCCGACGCTTCGTCCTATCAGCGCAACATCGTCTTTGGACACCCGACAGAAAAAGAGAAAACACTATAAACTCAAATGGTTACACAATTATTAACTGTGATTTaagcccatttaaaaaaaaaaaatcatacaaaatAAAACCGTTCTGTGATAAACGCCGTCAGCAGCGCGGAGCCGGTGATGAGTTCACGGACCTTTCTTCCAAATCCAGCTCCGCTTCGCAGCGAACCTCCTCACTGCTACTCTGCTCCTCCTCCGCTCCAGTTTGAAATCACGCAAGAGGATTTCGGCCAAGACGACCAATCAAGACGTAGGAGAGGAGCAGGGCAGCAGGTACGACGAAAAGTGCGCTGAAGCCTCGCAAACGTAAGCTCCGCCCACTTAAAGGTACAggtacacaaaaagaaaaaaaaaaatccccacgaTCTAAGCACCAATTTAATTTTTGCATaagttgattattttttttatggcTGTTAAATACTTGCCTAGCAAATtagtaaaaatatatatttcttaCAATTAAATATGTTTGGAGTTTTTTGTAAATATCTTCAAAGTCTCACAATTCTTTGTACATTTAGTTTAGTCGGGTGCCTTATGTAATGATTCAGTTTGTTAAAAATTTTTTGGGGAGATTTTAAAAACTTTACATTTTTCAGAAAGCTTGTGAATTTTTAAAGTTGTTATAGCAATCATCTTGGATTTCCAAAATTGGTGACCTTAGGAAATAGTTCCTTGTGTAATTTTGATAAggcttttttgagattttttttttttttttttgaactacATATATTTTAGAAAGGTTATGAAATAAGGAATCAAAAAACAAAgtttccatttttaaaaaatggcattatggccgccatcttggatttccaaaTTGGCATCTTTTGGAAAGTTAGGTTTCTTGTGTGATTTTTGTCATGGTTGTTTTTTTATATTGGGggtaaactatacattttttgaAAGCTTATGAAATAAGGAATCCAAAAAAcaatgtttgcatttttttttcttaaaggctGTTATGGCCACCATCTTGGATGACCAAAATCTGTGATCTTTGGCAATATATTCCTTGTGTAATTTCTTTAAAGGTCTTTGAAGATTTGGTCAACTATATATTTTTCGAAATGCTTATGAAATGACGAATACAATACAAAaatgtttccattttttttcaATGGTGGCTGtggccaccatttccaaaatCAGCAACCTTTGGAAATGAACCTTTCATATTCTGGTTATTTGTGGATCAACTTTGTAGAGCACAGTTAAATAACACCATTCTTGGTTTAAGGGTCCAAACCCCTTTTACAAATTCCAAGATGGATtcagtacatttttttaaaagttactAATTATAATTAGTAGTTATAATCtaattactaataataataaaccagTTCAGGAGTGGCAGAGAAGGCTCCACAGCCACCGACGACCAACACAAAATCTTAGGGTGCAGTATCGTCGACAAACAACCAAAGGAGGCTtactaataataatttaattataATTACTAATAATCAATAGAATTTAGGACCATCACATTGGCcctaaattatattgtattttatGTGCAATTACACTGCAAATATAACCTGTTTTTAAATCAATTATACTATTGTTAGAGGACATGTAGTAAATCTAAAGAGTACTGAAAGAAAGCAGCAACCAATTATATCTTTTCTATTTGATATTTAAACATGTTTTGTTTGAAGTGGGTGAGTTTGTCATTTGTTTAAGAAGGAAACTGGgaaaattttggcaaacaatatTCTTAAAGGGACTGACATTTCTCTTACTCTATTACAGATTTCATTGCACACATCGCCACCCAGTGGCCATTCTTCAGAGTGACAAAAAACGGActatttgtcattttttttatttaaatttctgCACAAAATCTGATAAGCACTGCCATTGTACATTTTAGTTACAGTGAAGTCAAATCAAACATTTAGTAGCTCATTGTACTCTTTCGGTGAACCAGAGTTAaataacaagggagcagccgaagggacttacttatatatatatatatatatatatatatatatatatatatatatatatatatatatatatatatatatatatatatatatatatatatatatatatatatatatatatatatatatatatatatatatatatacacacacgagggccgtcaataaagtataggtcctttttattttttccaaaacctatatggatttcattcatatgtttttacgtcagacatgcttgaaccctcgtgcgcatgcgtgagtttttccacgcctgtcggtgacgtcattcgcctgtgagcacgccttgtgggaggagtcgtccagcccctcgtcggaattcctttgtctgagaagttgctgagagactggcgctttgtttgatcaaaattttttctaaacctgtgagacacatcgaagtggacatggttcaaaaaattaagctggttttcagtgaaaattttaacggctgatgagagattttgaggtgatactgtcgctttaaggacttcccacggagcgagacgtcgcacagcgctctcaggtgccgtcgtcagcctgtttcaagctgaaaacctccacatttcaggctctattgatccaggacgtcgtgagagaacagagaagtttcagaagaagtcggtttcagcattttatccggatattccactgttaaaggagatttttttaatgaaagacgtgcggacgggtccgcacgtaaacacctccgtgttgataaccatttgtaaaatccaggtggcttttgatggctttcagtggagtgagtatatgagaaattgtttaacagctggacatgttccaacttgtccttaaggctttcaacagaggtgtttttccagtggcggagtgtcgcggcggctgcgagccgacgctgcaatccgcccgcacgtctttcattaaaaaaatctcctttaacagtgaaatatccggataaaatgctgaaaccgacttcttctgaaacttctgttctctcacgacgtcctggatcaacagagcctgaaatgtggaggttttcagcttgaaacaggctgacgacggcgcctgagagcgctgtgcgacttctcgctccgtgggaagtccttaaagcgacagtatcacctcaaaatctctcatcagctgttaaaattttcaccgaaaaccagcttaatttttcgaaccgtgtccacttcgatgtgtctcacaggtttagaaaaaattttgatcaaacaaagcgccagtctctcagcaacttctcagacaaaggaattccgacgaggggctggacgactcctcccacaaggagtgctcacaggcgaatgacgtcaccgacaggcgtggaaaaactcacgcatgcgcacgagggttcaagcatgtctgacgtaaaaacatatgaatgaaatccatataggttttgaaaaaaataaaaaagacctatactgtattgacagacctcgtatatatatgtgtgtgtgtgtgagagagagagagagaaaatagagATGTTTGGACATTTTAAGTTGGTATTCCACTGATCGAAAAAAGAACCCCATTTGAAACACTGTATAAAAATTCATTAGTATATATTCATTAGTGTGGTATTTaatgctacagtgtgcaggattttagGGTGTTAGCAAAAAATGGAACATAGCATTCATAATGTGTTCATTAAtgtgtaattacctgcaacaacaaaacaaagtgtTTTCATAAACTGAGAATGAACCCTTTATATATATTCATGGgagcgggccccctcatggaTGCCGCTATATTggaccaccatgttgatacagtagctcaaaagggacatatacacacacaccatggtATTCATATTTTGCAGCAAAAGACTGGAAGAGTGAAGAAAAAAGAATCAgtgcttttttaatcttttaattcattttattttgttttctgaattgttttgtgtggagTGCCTTGAGgccactctgttgtgatttggcactatataaaatgaataaattgaactgaattgagtgGTTGGTCCCCTATACacagtctactggttgctagtgaacCCTCGGTTTTGTGAAGTGGAGGCTTCCTTATCACAAGAAAAAGGCAAGAGAACATGAGTCCCAGTCACCAAAGAAgagaaaacatgaagggaaaccaatcCTGTGACCagtgacagcataatgcaatctgcaacctcaccactagatggcactctagcTTTAAATTAAAAACTGAATTTCCCcgcaaagcagtggtgggcacagttctgctaatccacaactgctaattatcaaagataacttttttgttatcggattagcagttggattctatttacacttacactgccatccagtagatgtcggtgttctatgcattttaggTCAAAATGTCATACGTTCACCATTAGGTGCGCTGTATCATtcagacttaaacagaattttcagttttgcagatgcccttttttagaaataaaaaaaaaacatatttacaaatacagatttatttgtgaaAACTAACATACACGTTAACTAGtgtgttgtggtttttttttttttttttacaaccaaccagtgattaggaggctcaatttcccataatgcctctgggcatctgtgagttttaatgtcTCTTCCTTAcgttgcttaaactcaaaactaggctgtcagtagctgacagtgtactggagtcaatttagaaagttagcggttatcggttagctgtagcttctactaaatgttttttttttttatcagtttatcgtTATaatagctaacttttcagttaacggattagcagttatcgaagctaactcattggttagctgtgcccacctttGCACAAAAGTATCACTATTTTCTTGTTTATGACGTTGCTATGGCCATTTATTGCCGTTGTTGGACAGTGCACACCACTCAGCTCTTGGGTCTGAGAGTGCCGGTGTCCAAGATGTCAAAGGTCTGTCCCGGGACGAGCGTGAACTCAAACCTCTGCAGCAGTTTGGCCATCACCACTTTAGCTTCCATCTGCAATCAGCCCAGCATGTGTTAGTTTCATTTACTACATTTATAAGCATCGACCATTTGTGTTTGCGTGTCGCCACCCACCTCAGCAAAGCTCTTACCCAGGCAAGAGCGTGGACCGAGAGAAAAcgggtagtagtagtaataaggcCTTGTACAAACAGAGAATATCATTTAAAAGCATTTCCAGTACtgaaatgtgtaaaaacaaaaatgaaactaTGAGAAATGCTTTTACTTCGGAGCATCTGGGTGAAACCTGTCAGGATCAAATATGAGCGGGttcttgaagaatttttccatcctCCCAGTCACAAAGGAGTCAAACTGAATaatcaaaaaaactttgattcagtaCTCAACATGACAATTTTCACCTTATAAAAAGTGATGAATTATTCCTATAATCTTTGTCTCAgcagaagaaagaaaagaaaaaaataataaagtactTACAAAAATGGTCAGTCCTGCTGGAATGTGGATCCCATCGATGACGAGGTCTTTTTGTATGTATCGAGACGTACCAGGAGCTGTTGGGTAAATCCTCAGTCTCCTTTAGCACCTGGTATGAGGGTTATACATTTTACTGTACATGGACTGATACAATTTTTCAAAATATATTTCGTATTATTACTTTATAATCCAGTAAATGTATGTTTGGAGAAAGTTATAAGTTGATAATTTCATTAAGACATTTTTCTTTGAGATTTAATTATCCTGATTTGACATTCAGCTCTGGATTTATGTTGTTCTTGACTCAGGAGAGGTGATATAGAAACACGTTTCTTGTCAGCTGTGTGGTAGAAAGTTGTGAAATTTGGGAATCTTCAGTCAGGACAGTCCTGCCATTTCATGTGTTCATCTCCAGTGCTTTATCATCACCTACAGGTCAAATATGGAGATGTGTTTACACAGACAACTTGAACTGTATGTCTGCAATTTTAAAAATCACAGCGTTGGATTCATTGGATTAAGCAGAGTTCAATGATGGCAATTCCTGCTGTTCTACATTTTCCACCTTTTTATGAAACGGTCTCTAAATGTTACAAAcgccattttttttccccaatcttCAAGAAAATTGGCACAATTACTCTTTAGCTCAAACCCCACAACTCTGTCTTTATCTCCATTAGATTTTTACAAGCATTCATCCGTCACAGCCAATTAAATTTGGAGGGGAAGCAGCCCAACAGGAAGCCAGTTCATATCTCAGCAGTACTTTGAAGCATTAAAACCAAATTTGGCACATAGGTTTGACACCCCATTGTGAAGGaggagtgatatatatatatatacagtagggccaaaaagtatttagtcagtccctgattgtgcaagttctcctacttagaaagatgagagaggtctgtaattttcaacataggtacacttcaactgtgagagaaaatataagaaaaaaaaattccaggaaatcacattgtaggatttttaaagaatttatttgtaaattatggtggaaaatcagtactcaatactttgtaacataatctttgttggcaatgacagaggccaAATGTTTCctctaagtcttcaccaggtttgcacactcgGTAGATGGTAAAACACATTTGTAGCGGATCACTGCACGCTGGACATACTATGcctgctgatgtgttcacgacgcgagaggccggctcttcatgagacgagcgcaTCAGGTAGTTCATGTAAAACATGAGAGAACactaatccacgtcatttcattacttcctggtgtacgtctaggtggaggctaaatccgctctttataacaggaatcaagtattataaattgtggtgttttattaatttttgtgctccgctgctgtgtgcgcgacCTTCCacatgctcgcattgtgttcgtgCGCGTGAACACGAGCATGCATGAAACTGGCGACGCagtatcgtgcacacctgtccaaACCGTGCATCCCtttcgacagcaggtggaatgttttgtggtttccCATTTCCTTtttggttcacggattttcttccggtttctgcatctttcgtgttatgtgtgaaggggcccttactttaGTCAGGTGCCTTATGTAATTATTCAAAggtctttttaaaaattattggaGATTTGGAAAACTTCACATTTTTTACAAAGCTTATGAAATAAGGAATTCAAAAAACAatgtttcctttttttaaaaaagattgtTATGGCTACTATCTTGAATTACTGAAATCGGCATCCTTCAGAAATATGTTCCTTGTGTAATTTCTTTAAAGGTTTTTTGGAGATTTGATCAACTACATATTTTTTAGAAAGCTTGTGACATGAGGAATACAACAAATAACATTCTAATTTTTCTTAAGttatggccgccatcttggatttccaaaATTGGCAACCTTAGGAAATAGTGACGTTCCTTGTGTAAATTTGTGAAAAGTTTTTGGAGATTTAGTAAAGTACACATTTTTTTAGAAAGCTTATGAAATAagaaattaaatatatatatatcaaaagttTTAAGGGCATTacagctgccatcttggatttctaaAATTGGTGACCTTTGGAAATAATGGTTCcttgtgtaatttttattttttggggggggggggggggaattttgtaaactatacatttttagaaagcttatgatacaaggaatacaaaaaaaaaaaaatgtaaaggtTGTTATGGCCACCATCCTGCATTACCAAAATCAGCAACCTTTAGAAACATGTTCCTTGTGTAATTTCTTTAAACAATTTTGGAGATTTGGTAAACTAAATATTTTTTTAGAAAGTTTGTGAAAtgagaaatacaaaaaaacaatatTTCGTTTTTTTCCTCAATGGTGGTTgtggccaccatcttggatttccaAAATTGGTGACCTTTGGAAATTAACATTGCATGTTCTTGACTTCTGGTTATTTGTGGATCAACTTCATAGGACACAGTAAAATAACACCACCATTCTTGGTTTAAGGGTCGTAACCCCTTTTCTAAATTCCaaggatttatttttaaaatgactaATTATAATTCATATTTATAATCTAATTACCAATAATTTTATTGTAATTACTAATAATTATAATTTAGTGCCATCACATTGACCCTATATTGTATTTCATGTGCAACTACCCTGCAAATATAGCCTGTGTTTAAATAAACTACACAACTGTTAGAGGACATCTAGTGAATCTAAACAGCACTGAAAGAAAGCGGCAACCAATGATGTCTTTTTCTATTTGATATTTAAACATGTTTTGTTTGATGTGGGTGAGTTTGTCATTTGTTTAACAAGGAAACCGGacaaattttggcaaacaatgtCCTAAAGGTACATTGTGTTAACATCACAATAGTACCATTAACACTAGTTTGTTGCATGGCCATTTATTTTCTCTGTTGGACGGTGCACACCACTCCGCTCTTTGGTCTGAGAGTGCCGGTGTCCAAGATGTCAAAGGTCTGTCCTGGAACGAGCGTGAACTCAAACCTCTGCAGCAGTTTGGCCATCACCACTTTAGCTTCCATCTGCAATCAGCCCAGCACATGTTAGTTTCATTTACTACATTCGTAAGCATCGACCATTTGCATTTCCGTATCGCTACCCACCTGAGCAAAGGTCTTACCCAGGCAAGAGCGTGGACCGAGAGCAAAGGGGTAGTAACAGTAATAAGGCCTTGTACAAACAGAGAATATCATTTTAAAACTGCATTTCCAGTATTGagatgtgtaaaaacaaaaattaatccATGAGAAATGTTTCTACTGCTTACTTCGGAGCATCTGGGTGAAACCTGTCAGGATCAAATTTGAGCGGGtccttgaagaatttttccatcctCCCAGTCACAAAGGAGTCAAACTAAATAATCAAACATTTACACCATGTATAAGTTGTTACAGATTGTTAGAAACacacacataataataataataaagtactTACAAAAATGGTCAATCCTGCTGGAATGTGGATCCCATCTATAACGAGGTCTTTTTGTATCTCTCGAGACGTACCAGGAGCTACGGGGTAAATCCTCAGAGTCTCCTTTAGGACCTGGTATGAGGGTTATACAGTTGATAATTTCATTAAGACATTTTTCTTTGAGATTTAATTATCCTGATTTGATATTTCAGCTCTGGATTTGTGATGTTCTTGAGGTAATATAGAAACACGTTTCTTGTCAGCTGTGTGGTAAAAAGTTGTGAAATTTTGGATCTTCACTCAGGACAGTCCTGCCATTTCATGTGTTCATCTCCAGTGCTTTATCATCACCTACAGGTCAAATATGGAGATGTGTTTATACAGACAACTTGAACCATACGtctgttattttaaaaatcaCAGCGTTGGATTCATTGGATCAAGCAGAGTTCAATGACGTCAATTCCTGCTGTTCTACATTTTCTACCTTattagattttatgaaaaagtctATAAATGTTACAAAGGCCACATTTTTTTCTAATCTTCAAGAAAATTGTCACAGTTACTCTTTTGCTCTACCCCACAACTCTGTCTTTATCTCCATTTGATTTTTCCAAGCATTCATCTGTCACAGCCAATTAAATTTGGAGGGGAAGCAGCCCAACAGGAAGTCACTTCATATCTCAGCAGTACTTTGATGCATCAAAACCAAATTTGGCACATAGGTTTGACACCCCATTGTGAGTGAGGAGtgatatatatacagtggggccaaaaagtatttagtctgtCCCTAAttctgcaagttctcctacttagaaagatgagagaggtctgtaattttcaacataggtacacttcaactgtgagagacaaaatgaggggaaaaaaaatccaggaaattacattgtaggatttttaaagaatttatttgtaaattatggtggaaaataagtatttggtcaataacaaaacttCAGCTCAATACTTTATAACATAATCTttattggcaatgacagaggtcaaatgtttccgggcgcgacgcgagcgactgcagccacaggttgccatgtaatccctatgtaaggacgcgttttggcgccaaaccgcgcagcgcgacgcgatggatgcgAGTGAAGCGTTTTTGAGCGTTTTACGCGTTTGTAGTgcaatattgcgtcgcgtcacatcgtgtcgccctcctccccaagttgaaaaatctgaactttttcgtctcgtcgcgccgcgatgaccaatcagggactggatatgtagtgacgtggagatgtctggagtttaactgaagatgtgaacatgtcctgtctctggtagcagcctgtgagcaggacctatgtctcttttgtcctttatttcacaattatgagagagtttttggcgcgagcagcagcaccacagcagggggagcggagtttctttttctttttgttatacGTGTGCGAGCGAGGGTCCATGgacattattttacttattacctACACATATGTATAatcgtgactggtttctaaagacaattatgacagagttttttgggaaagagcgaggagcagcctcacagcaagccgcggagtttctttctctttttttttcatgcacgtgcgagcgaatcgtctgtgtggagaatattttattaattaactacacagatgtataataaaacaaatggtgactggtttctaaacacaattatgacagagtttttttggggaagagtgagctgcagcaagcagcggagtttctttctttttttttttttattgtttacatgtgcgcgcgtgaacgggacagttggtcctcaaactgggtcccgcagaggcggaaggaccgctgaaagcggccgtcatccagatgaagctcctgcagcaaataatgatactctctgtattgggagcgtTTCACAACAACTCGTTCCATGTGATCAAGGGCCGTCATGATGACTTAACGAGAGCGGAATggcagctcctcctatttgatgatgcaccgggacgaatttttgcag
The sequence above is drawn from the Thalassophryne amazonica chromosome 21, fThaAma1.1, whole genome shotgun sequence genome and encodes:
- the ccdc85cb gene encoding coiled-coil domain-containing protein 85C-B isoform X6 yields the protein MAKNPSEDDLSQLTDEELLRCSKEELVRRLRRVDAEKMNLMIEHGNMMKDINRRLQVHLHEIRTLKDINQKLQDDNHELRELCCFLDDDRQKGKKLSREWQRFGRYTASAMWKEVGTYMMKLKELEANQDTVMRENSELKEIILMLDEERNGAGSRSSIDSQSSLTNLNGGTGTVRDVGDGSSTSSTGSAGSPDHHNHNHINKPATESSKLGPTMRRSMDDLSAPHHHRSIPNGLHDSSSNYIRQLENKVRILEDDNNKLLSQAHSRYSLSQIQTRKCNPGDLRALRKGMTLYHSETQLSSLPQRQDAMHMGTGRLPTSESSPATGYSSCVQKPEAVVHAMKVLEVHDNLDKQTPEEYEDDLSEKEKAIVREMCNVVWRKLGDAAGSKLSVRQHLSGNQFKGPL
- the ccdc85cb gene encoding coiled-coil domain-containing protein 85C-B isoform X5, translating into MAKNPSEDDLSQLTDEELLRCSKEELVRRLRRVDAEKMNLMIEHGNMMKDINRRLQVHLHEIRTLKDINQKLQDDNHELRELCCFLDDDRQKGKKLSREWQRFGRYTASAMWKEVGTYMMKLKELEANQDTVMRENSELKEIILMLDEERNGAGSRSSIDSQSSLTNLNGGTGTVRDVGDGSSTSSTGSAGSPDHHNHNHINKPATESSKLGPTMRRSMDDLSAPHHHRSIPNGLHDSSSNYIRQLENKVRILEDDNNKLLSQAHSRYSLSQIQTRKQCNPGDLRALRKGMTLYHSETQLSSLPQRQDAMHMGTGRLPTSESSPATGYSSCVQKPEAVVHAMKVLEVHDNLDKQTPEEYEDDLSEKEKAIVREMCNVVWRKLGDAAGSKLSVRQHLSGNQFKGPL
- the ccdc85cb gene encoding coiled-coil domain-containing protein 85C-B isoform X3 produces the protein MAKNPSEDDLSQLTDEELLRCSKEELVRRLRRVDAEKMNLMIEHGNMMKDINRRLQVHLHEIRTLKDINQKLQDDNHELRELCCFLDDDRQKGKKLSREWQRFGRYTASAMWKEVGTYMMKLKELEANQDTVMRENSELKEIILMLDEERNGAGSRSSIDSQSSLTNLNGGTGTVRDVGDGSSTSSTGSAGSPDHHNHNHINKPATESSKLGPTMRRSMDDLSAPHHHRSIPNGLHDCSVLQQRMKLSATQNASAALLQPYSSSNYIRQLENKVRILEDDNNKLLSQQCNPGDLRALRKGMTLYHSETQLSSLPQRQDAMHMGTGRLPTSESSPATGYSSCVQKPEAVVHAMKVLEVHDNLDKQTPEEYEDDLSEKEKAIVREMCNVVWRKLGDAAGSKLSVRQHLSGNQFKGPL